The following are encoded together in the Natronincola ferrireducens genome:
- the dapF gene encoding diaminopimelate epimerase: MNIPFKKLHGAGNDFVIIKHENFPYKKDFSQLAIKSCHRRFGIGADGLMVVAGSEIADFKMHYYNSDGSEANMCGNGIRCFAKFVFDEGLIRKRHFSIETLAGIKNISIKEQDDKVHTVVVNMGKMILEPNKIPVVTEEVDKFINQSLELEDKQFVISTVLMGVPHTVIFTEDLQLATIEEWGPIIETHRMFPEKTNVNFAKIVDRCHIEVRTWERGAGYTLACGTGVTSVCGVAHYLGLVDETVRVNTEGGELIITIFEDGNIDMEGPAEDICCGVYFFKES; the protein is encoded by the coding sequence ATGAATATACCCTTTAAAAAGCTCCATGGAGCGGGAAATGATTTTGTTATCATAAAACATGAAAATTTCCCCTATAAAAAAGATTTTAGCCAGCTAGCTATAAAAAGCTGCCATAGACGATTTGGTATTGGAGCCGATGGATTAATGGTGGTGGCTGGATCTGAAATAGCTGATTTCAAAATGCATTATTATAACAGTGATGGTTCCGAGGCTAACATGTGTGGCAATGGTATAAGGTGTTTTGCCAAGTTTGTATTTGATGAAGGATTGATAAGGAAAAGACACTTTTCTATTGAAACCTTAGCAGGTATCAAAAACATTAGCATAAAGGAACAGGATGATAAAGTACATACTGTTGTTGTTAACATGGGTAAGATGATCCTAGAACCTAACAAAATCCCTGTTGTAACAGAAGAGGTGGACAAATTTATCAATCAATCTTTAGAGCTAGAGGACAAACAATTTGTTATATCAACGGTTTTAATGGGGGTCCCCCATACTGTTATTTTTACTGAAGATTTACAGTTAGCCACAATAGAAGAATGGGGGCCAATTATCGAAACACATAGGATGTTTCCTGAGAAGACAAACGTTAATTTTGCCAAGATTGTAGACAGATGCCACATAGAAGTTAGAACATGGGAACGGGGTGCCGGTTATACCCTAGCCTGTGGTACTGGCGTAACCAGTGTTTGTGGTGTTGCCCACTACTTAGGACTGGTGGATGAAACTGTTCGGGTTAATACAGAGGGTGGAGAACTAATAATTACTATATTTGAAGATGGTAATATAGATATGGAGGGACCCGCGGAG